One region of Chryseobacterium wanjuense genomic DNA includes:
- the mtaB gene encoding tRNA (N(6)-L-threonylcarbamoyladenosine(37)-C(2))-methylthiotransferase MtaB — protein sequence MSTFHRTAAFHTLGCKLNFAETSTIARQLTDAGYDKVSFDEKADIYVINTCSVTENADRECKLHVKRAMKANPEGLVVIVGCYAQLKPEEISQIEGVDLVLGAKEKFNILSYLDDLEKSESEGIVHSCEIEETDFFIGSYSIGDRTRAFLKVQDGCDYKCTYCTIPLARGISRSDTIENVLKNAKEIAARDIKEIVLTGVNIGDYGKGEFGNKRHEHTFLDLISELDQVEGIERIRISSIEPNLLKDESIELVSKSKSFVPHFHIPLQSGSDDLLKKMKRRYLTKLYNDRVNKIREVMPHAAIGVDVIVGFPGETEERFMETYNFLNELPITYLHVFTYSERENTEAAEMDGVVPIPERKKRNKMLRILSEKKKMAFYQTQLGKTLPVLWEHENKDGKMFGFTENYVRVQKDFDPASVNQIEFLNLEKILSDGTVSVQSSYESFLAKA from the coding sequence ATGTCAACTTTTCACAGAACGGCCGCATTTCACACCCTTGGCTGCAAATTAAATTTTGCGGAGACATCTACTATTGCCCGTCAATTAACAGATGCAGGTTATGATAAGGTAAGTTTTGATGAAAAAGCGGATATTTATGTCATCAATACATGTTCAGTAACGGAAAACGCAGACCGTGAGTGTAAGCTTCACGTGAAAAGAGCCATGAAAGCCAATCCTGAAGGCTTAGTGGTGATTGTCGGATGTTATGCACAGTTGAAACCTGAAGAGATTTCACAGATCGAAGGGGTTGATTTGGTATTAGGAGCCAAAGAAAAGTTCAATATTTTAAGCTACCTTGACGATTTGGAGAAATCCGAAAGTGAGGGTATCGTTCATTCTTGTGAAATTGAAGAAACCGATTTCTTTATCGGAAGTTACTCCATCGGAGACAGAACCAGAGCTTTTTTGAAAGTTCAGGATGGTTGTGATTATAAATGTACATACTGTACGATTCCCTTGGCTAGAGGGATTTCCCGTTCCGATACCATTGAAAATGTCCTGAAAAATGCCAAAGAAATTGCGGCAAGAGACATCAAAGAAATTGTCTTAACAGGAGTAAACATCGGTGATTATGGAAAAGGTGAGTTTGGAAACAAACGACACGAGCATACTTTTTTAGATTTAATTTCTGAGCTTGATCAGGTTGAAGGCATCGAGAGAATCAGGATTTCATCTATCGAACCAAATCTTTTGAAAGATGAAAGTATCGAATTGGTTTCTAAAAGCAAAAGTTTTGTTCCGCATTTTCATATTCCGTTACAATCGGGAAGTGATGATTTATTGAAAAAAATGAAACGTCGTTATTTAACAAAATTATATAACGACAGAGTTAATAAAATCCGTGAAGTGATGCCTCATGCCGCTATCGGTGTGGATGTGATCGTCGGTTTTCCTGGTGAAACGGAAGAAAGATTCATGGAAACCTATAATTTCCTGAATGAGCTTCCGATTACCTATTTGCACGTTTTCACCTATTCTGAAAGAGAAAATACGGAAGCAGCAGAAATGGACGGTGTAGTACCGATTCCTGAGAGAAAAAAAAGAAACAAAATGCTTAGAATTTTATCTGAAAAGAAAAAGATGGCATTTTACCAAACCCAGCTGGGGAAAACGCTTCCCGTACTTTGGGAACACGAAAATAAAGACGGAAAAATGTTCGGCTTCACAGAAAATTATGTGAGAGTCCAGAAAGATTTTGACCCTGCATCTGTGAACCAGATCGAATTCTTGAATTTAGAAAAAATACTGTCAGATGGCACGGTTTCTGTGCAATCTTCTTACGAAAGTTTTTTAGCAAAAGCATAG
- the glgP gene encoding alpha-glucan family phosphorylase translates to MDFKNFKIPFSINPQYSKKVAYFSMEFAIEQVLKIYSGGLGFLAGSHMRSAYNLKQDLIGIGILWKFGYYDQARNHDQTLQPTWTRKMYSFLEDTGIKFQIEIHSAPVWVKVWYLDPEIFNTAPMFFLSTDVPENDHVSKTICHKLYDANESTKLAQYILLGKGGARLLDEMNIERDVYHLNEAHGLPAAFHLLKKYNGDVKKVKEKLYFTTHTPEEAGNEKHNLRLCYDMSYFSGFSMEYVKNIEGSDDDRFNHSLCALKMAKVANGVSQLHGVVSRAMWSKYPGICEIKSITNAQEFKYWSDKPLYNAKDEHNSTLFDYRKKHLKKRLFEIVADQTGNLFNPNVFTIVWARRFAGYKRADLLLHDKDRFYKLLNHPKYPVQIIWAGKPYPMDYSAISTFNSLVEESKNHKNMAVLTGYELSLSKSLKQGSDLWLNNPRVPREASGTSGMTAAMNSSVNLSTDDGWIPEFAKHGENSFVVPKADYNNMSIYEQDNYDLNKLYEILENEILPTYYDNPDQWRKIQYNSMNDVKDQFNSDRMADEYYKVLYNYEG, encoded by the coding sequence ATGGATTTTAAAAATTTTAAAATACCCTTCAGCATCAATCCACAATATTCTAAAAAAGTAGCCTATTTTTCGATGGAATTTGCCATTGAACAGGTCTTAAAAATATATTCCGGAGGTCTTGGATTTTTGGCAGGATCCCATATGAGAAGCGCTTACAACCTTAAACAGGATCTTATAGGAATCGGCATCCTGTGGAAGTTTGGTTACTATGACCAGGCGAGAAATCATGATCAAACCTTGCAGCCGACATGGACGAGAAAAATGTACAGTTTCCTTGAAGATACAGGTATAAAATTCCAGATTGAAATTCACAGCGCTCCGGTTTGGGTGAAGGTTTGGTATCTTGATCCTGAGATTTTCAACACCGCTCCGATGTTTTTCCTTTCTACCGATGTTCCTGAAAATGATCATGTTTCAAAAACAATTTGCCATAAATTGTACGATGCCAACGAATCAACAAAACTGGCTCAATATATCCTTCTTGGAAAAGGCGGCGCGAGATTATTAGACGAGATGAACATTGAAAGAGATGTTTACCATTTAAATGAAGCTCACGGACTTCCTGCAGCCTTTCATTTGCTGAAAAAATACAATGGAGATGTAAAGAAAGTTAAAGAAAAATTATATTTCACGACGCATACGCCTGAGGAAGCCGGAAATGAAAAACATAATTTAAGACTATGTTACGACATGTCCTATTTTTCAGGGTTCAGCATGGAATATGTAAAAAATATCGAAGGTTCTGATGACGACCGTTTCAACCACTCTCTTTGTGCTTTGAAAATGGCAAAAGTAGCCAACGGAGTTTCTCAGCTTCATGGTGTTGTTTCCAGAGCGATGTGGAGCAAATATCCTGGAATTTGTGAAATAAAATCCATTACCAACGCCCAGGAATTCAAATATTGGTCGGACAAGCCTTTGTACAACGCCAAAGACGAGCACAACAGTACCTTATTCGATTATCGCAAAAAGCATTTGAAGAAAAGACTTTTCGAAATTGTTGCAGACCAGACGGGAAATTTATTCAATCCTAATGTTTTCACTATTGTCTGGGCAAGAAGATTTGCCGGCTACAAGCGCGCTGACCTCCTTTTACACGATAAAGACAGATTTTATAAATTATTAAATCATCCTAAATATCCGGTGCAGATTATTTGGGCCGGAAAGCCTTATCCGATGGATTATTCTGCAATTTCTACCTTCAATTCGTTGGTTGAGGAAAGCAAAAATCATAAAAATATGGCGGTTCTTACAGGATACGAACTTTCTTTAAGCAAATCATTAAAGCAAGGTTCTGATCTTTGGCTTAATAATCCGAGAGTTCCGAGAGAAGCTTCAGGAACTTCAGGAATGACTGCGGCTATGAACAGTTCTGTAAATCTTTCCACAGACGACGGATGGATCCCTGAGTTTGCAAAACACGGAGAAAATTCTTTCGTTGTTCCAAAAGCAGATTACAACAATATGAGTATCTACGAACAGGATAACTATGATTTAAATAAATTATACGAAATTCTTGAAAATGAAATCCTTCCGACGTATTATGACAATCCGGATCAATGGAGAAAGATTCAGTATAACTCGATGAATGATGTGAAAGACCAGTTCAACAGTGATAGAATGGCTGATGAATATTATAAGGTGCTTTATAATTACGAAGGATAA
- a CDS encoding FMN-binding glutamate synthase family protein, with amino-acid sequence MRDKFLSWGIVLVIATWIVALLIRAHYWIPILLSAFYALGVYNAYQTKHAILRNFPVVGYFRYFFESISPEMQQYFIERETDGKPFPRNQRSAVYRRAKNLSDTVAFGTQLEVNHRKYEGIKHSIYAKSPAEELPRVWVGGEQCTQPYHASLFNISAMSFGSLSDRAQISLNRGAKKGNFYHNTGEGGISPYHLEGGDLCWQIGTGYFGCRDDEGKFNPELFSKYSNLPNVKMIEIKLSQGAKPGHGGVLPGVKNTPEIAKIRHVTPGMTIISPPSHSAFSDAPGLLRFVQQLRELSGGKPVGFKLCIGDTKEFEDICVQMNVLKIYPDFITIDGAEGGTGAAPPEFSDGVGMPLEPALIFVNRTLKNYNLRDKLRVIASGKVLTSLDILRAVAMGADMCNNARGFMFSLGCIQALRCNSNNCPTGVATQDKMLIKGLDVTDKAERVYHFHKNTLHMCNELIAAAGKSSYEEVDATMFMRGDEFDHLADLYFPDILGNVKQKARS; translated from the coding sequence ATGAGAGATAAGTTTTTATCTTGGGGGATTGTATTAGTAATTGCTACCTGGATTGTCGCATTACTGATCAGAGCGCATTATTGGATACCGATTCTGTTGTCCGCTTTCTATGCTTTGGGCGTGTACAACGCCTATCAAACGAAACACGCAATTTTAAGAAACTTTCCTGTAGTTGGCTATTTCAGGTATTTTTTTGAAAGTATTTCACCGGAAATGCAGCAGTATTTCATTGAAAGAGAAACCGACGGAAAACCTTTTCCAAGAAACCAGCGTTCTGCGGTGTACAGACGTGCCAAAAACCTGAGTGATACGGTCGCTTTTGGGACACAATTAGAAGTTAATCATAGAAAATATGAAGGAATTAAACATTCCATTTATGCAAAATCTCCTGCGGAAGAACTTCCGAGAGTTTGGGTAGGAGGGGAACAATGTACTCAGCCTTATCACGCCTCTTTATTTAATATTTCAGCCATGAGTTTTGGATCTTTGAGCGACAGAGCACAGATTTCGTTAAACAGAGGGGCTAAAAAAGGAAATTTTTATCACAATACGGGCGAAGGAGGAATTTCACCTTATCATCTGGAAGGCGGCGATCTTTGCTGGCAGATCGGGACAGGATATTTCGGATGCAGGGACGATGAAGGAAAATTTAATCCCGAATTATTTTCAAAATATTCCAATCTTCCGAATGTGAAGATGATTGAAATTAAATTATCACAAGGGGCAAAACCTGGTCATGGAGGGGTTTTACCGGGAGTGAAAAATACCCCGGAAATTGCAAAGATACGTCACGTCACACCGGGAATGACGATCATTTCTCCGCCATCGCATTCTGCTTTTTCTGATGCACCAGGACTGTTGAGGTTTGTGCAGCAGTTAAGAGAGCTTTCAGGAGGAAAACCGGTCGGATTTAAGCTTTGTATTGGGGATACGAAAGAATTTGAAGACATCTGTGTTCAGATGAATGTATTAAAAATTTATCCTGATTTTATAACTATTGACGGAGCAGAAGGGGGAACAGGAGCGGCGCCACCGGAGTTTTCAGACGGTGTCGGAATGCCTTTGGAACCAGCTTTGATTTTCGTGAACAGAACGCTTAAAAATTATAATTTAAGAGATAAATTAAGAGTCATTGCCAGCGGAAAGGTTCTTACAAGTCTTGATATTTTGCGAGCTGTCGCAATGGGGGCAGATATGTGTAATAATGCGAGAGGATTTATGTTTTCACTGGGCTGTATTCAGGCTTTGAGATGTAATTCCAATAATTGTCCGACAGGTGTTGCTACCCAGGACAAAATGTTAATTAAAGGGCTTGATGTGACAGATAAGGCAGAAAGAGTGTATCATTTTCATAAAAATACACTTCATATGTGTAATGAACTTATTGCAGCAGCCGGGAAAAGCTCTTATGAAGAAGTAGATGCAACAATGTTCATGCGCGGTGACGAATTCGACCATTTGGCAGATCTTTATTTCCCTGATATTTTAGGAAATGTAAAGCAGAAAGCCAGATCTTAA
- a CDS encoding shikimate kinase yields the protein MIISLVGYMGSGKSHISKILSEKLDFKLIDLDKEISRRNKLTIPEIFEKKGEIYFRKLEREALEEILATEENVVLSLGGGTPVYYNNMEIINHNSKSFFLRASINTLSERLSKQKEKRPLIANISEENLSEFIAKHLFERNEFYSKAQFNINTDNREPEDIVNEIIEKLYL from the coding sequence ATGATAATTTCACTGGTAGGATACATGGGAAGTGGCAAATCTCACATTTCCAAAATATTAAGCGAAAAATTAGATTTTAAACTAATTGACCTCGATAAAGAGATTTCTCGAAGAAATAAATTAACTATTCCTGAAATCTTCGAGAAAAAGGGCGAGATCTACTTTAGAAAGCTGGAAAGAGAGGCGTTGGAGGAAATTCTGGCAACAGAGGAAAACGTGGTTTTAAGTCTGGGTGGAGGCACTCCGGTTTATTATAATAATATGGAAATTATCAACCACAATTCTAAAAGCTTTTTTTTGAGGGCTTCCATTAATACATTGTCTGAAAGACTTTCAAAACAAAAGGAAAAAAGACCTTTGATCGCCAATATTTCTGAAGAAAACCTTTCCGAATTCATCGCCAAGCATTTATTTGAAAGAAATGAATTCTACAGCAAGGCTCAGTTCAACATCAATACAGACAACCGGGAGCCGGAGGATATTGTAAATGAAATAATAGAAAAGCTCTATCTCTAG
- a CDS encoding DUF1572 domain-containing protein, with protein MKDLFIKRFEYYKNLGDKSFEQLSDEQIFWQYNEESNSIAVIVKHIAGNMLSRWTNFLTEDGEKSWRNRDEEFVNTFKNKQEVLEYWEQGWKCFFNALDQLNDENLSSTIYIRGEAHSVIDAVFRQLAHYPYHIGQIVFIAKMIKNEDWETLSIARNKSQEFNSAMKNKFSGRDIHPNSSPVCYQNSPEVRDEFKQ; from the coding sequence ATGAAAGATCTATTCATAAAACGCTTTGAATACTACAAAAATCTTGGCGACAAATCATTTGAACAACTTTCGGACGAACAGATTTTCTGGCAGTATAATGAAGAAAGCAATTCCATTGCAGTTATTGTAAAACATATTGCGGGAAATATGCTTTCGAGATGGACCAATTTTTTGACGGAAGACGGCGAAAAATCCTGGAGAAACCGTGACGAAGAATTTGTCAATACCTTTAAAAACAAACAGGAAGTACTGGAGTACTGGGAACAAGGCTGGAAATGTTTTTTCAATGCCCTGGATCAGCTTAATGATGAAAATTTATCTTCAACGATCTACATCAGAGGAGAGGCGCATTCGGTGATTGATGCGGTTTTCCGGCAACTGGCACATTATCCTTATCATATTGGGCAGATTGTTTTCATCGCAAAAATGATTAAAAATGAAGATTGGGAAACATTATCCATCGCAAGAAACAAATCACAGGAGTTTAATTCTGCAATGAAAAACAAGTTTTCAGGAAGGGATATTCATCCAAATTCTTCGCCTGTCTGCTACCAGAATAGTCCTGAAGTACGGGATGAATTTAAGCAATAG
- a CDS encoding T9SS type B sorting domain-containing protein codes for MKKNLLFFYLLVSQLFFSQADCSSALQVCGNSNITYSPTGIGAVNENLGGCLTTGEHNSIWYRITIATGGTLTFDLVPTDPNADYDWAIYGPNVSCGSLGSPIRCNAATVLGIGANTGLNMTSTLLTAAGGSLTPYCKYMDVLAGQTYYLYIDNWVGAGSNTMAPFSLTWGGTATLASPFTDPTIQTQPFVPPGVPAANPADPREVIICENPMVFNFNSLSAGIINGNSNFLISYHTSSNDALSGANPILTPQTISTTATYYYSIHYVDPANPNNPINSCRQVGLFKFKQGTITGTNVSLYSCNNNNTGVATYDLTSAAVFSDPTAIKKYYNSIADLNAGINEITTPTAFVSAEGTVYVKIISQYGCTATAEISLKFYPVVVVTEATLRSCFIESKPSTALFNLTIAPVTTQSGTKKYYPSLADAENGTNEILNPTAYIAPNGVIFIKVINGNGCYGIAKVTLIVLPPTYSTVLEDKIICIEDTTTLDAGPGFTGYLWSTGATTQTINNVAVGTYWVDLKTGECVTRQIVKVYPSKQPVISVIDIANNTVTVNVTGGTPPYKYSMDAVNWLDSNVFNNVPRGDNHIFVKDAYDCEPIDVVIVVPNLVNVITPNGDGINDVIDYSALGNKQNLVFNIFDRYGTKIFQADKSNNYKWDGMVAGKKIPTGTYWYSVTWNEHDKKNTLFKYSGWVMVKNRD; via the coding sequence ATGAAGAAAAATTTACTGTTTTTTTACTTATTGGTTTCACAATTATTTTTTTCACAGGCAGATTGTTCTTCTGCACTTCAGGTTTGTGGAAATTCGAATATTACCTATTCCCCGACAGGAATTGGTGCTGTAAATGAGAATTTGGGAGGATGTCTGACGACGGGCGAGCATAATTCGATATGGTACAGAATCACTATAGCTACCGGAGGGACACTCACTTTTGATCTGGTTCCTACCGATCCGAATGCCGATTACGACTGGGCGATTTACGGCCCGAATGTTTCCTGCGGAAGCTTAGGATCACCGATACGCTGTAATGCTGCAACCGTTCTCGGAATCGGAGCAAATACCGGACTGAATATGACAAGTACGCTTTTAACCGCGGCGGGTGGTTCTCTTACTCCTTATTGTAAATATATGGATGTTCTCGCTGGCCAGACCTATTATTTGTACATAGACAACTGGGTAGGAGCGGGAAGCAACACAATGGCGCCGTTTTCTTTAACGTGGGGCGGTACTGCAACATTGGCTTCACCGTTCACAGATCCTACTATACAGACGCAGCCGTTTGTTCCGCCGGGAGTTCCTGCGGCAAATCCTGCAGATCCGAGAGAAGTGATTATTTGCGAAAATCCTATGGTTTTTAATTTCAATTCTTTATCAGCGGGTATTATCAACGGGAATTCGAATTTCCTGATCAGTTATCACACTTCTTCCAATGATGCGCTTTCAGGGGCGAATCCGATATTGACACCTCAGACTATCAGTACAACTGCGACCTATTATTACAGTATTCATTATGTAGATCCTGCGAATCCTAATAATCCGATCAATTCTTGCCGGCAGGTAGGTCTGTTTAAATTTAAACAAGGAACTATTACAGGAACTAATGTCAGTCTTTATAGTTGTAATAATAACAATACCGGAGTAGCAACATATGATCTTACATCGGCGGCAGTATTTTCTGATCCTACGGCGATAAAAAAATATTATAATTCTATTGCTGATCTTAATGCTGGTATTAATGAAATTACTACGCCTACAGCTTTTGTATCTGCAGAAGGAACAGTTTATGTGAAAATCATTTCTCAATACGGATGTACGGCCACCGCAGAAATTTCACTGAAATTCTATCCGGTAGTTGTGGTAACGGAAGCGACTTTAAGGTCATGTTTTATTGAATCAAAACCGTCAACAGCTTTATTTAATTTAACGATTGCCCCGGTAACAACACAAAGCGGGACTAAAAAATACTATCCGTCGCTGGCAGATGCCGAAAATGGAACGAATGAAATTCTAAATCCTACAGCTTACATAGCTCCGAATGGCGTAATTTTCATAAAAGTGATCAACGGAAACGGATGTTACGGTATCGCTAAAGTTACTTTAATTGTGCTTCCTCCGACTTATTCTACTGTGTTGGAAGACAAAATTATTTGTATAGAAGATACAACAACTTTAGATGCAGGTCCGGGATTCACAGGGTATTTATGGAGTACGGGTGCTACGACTCAGACCATCAATAATGTGGCTGTCGGAACCTATTGGGTAGATCTGAAAACGGGAGAATGTGTTACAAGACAAATTGTAAAAGTTTATCCTTCCAAGCAGCCTGTAATTTCAGTAATTGATATTGCCAACAATACGGTAACGGTAAATGTAACGGGTGGAACACCACCATACAAATACTCTATGGATGCAGTCAACTGGCTGGATTCTAATGTGTTCAATAATGTTCCTCGCGGTGATAATCATATTTTTGTGAAAGATGCTTACGACTGCGAGCCTATTGATGTTGTGATTGTCGTACCAAACTTGGTTAATGTCATCACGCCAAACGGAGACGGAATCAATGATGTGATCGATTATTCGGCATTGGGCAACAAACAAAATCTGGTATTCAATATTTTTGACCGGTACGGAACGAAAATTTTCCAGGCCGACAAAAGTAATAATTACAAATGGGACGGAATGGTCGCCGGCAAAAAGATTCCTACAGGAACATACTGGTACTCCGTAACATGGAACGAACATGATAAAAAGAATACATTATTCAAATATTCCGGATGGGTCATGGTGAAAAACAGAGATTAA
- a CDS encoding S9 family peptidase, giving the protein MKKFILTLTVAAAFQSFSAQEITLDKIYSGYYRGKGIAGITSMKNGENYLVIEPTGIAKYSYKTSQKEGNIVDGQFESYEFSDDESKILLLKESEPIYRHSFLGKFDVKDLKSGKVISLNDGKNVQEPRFSPDATKVAFISENNLYYQDLNSGKITQITEHGVKNKILNGLADWVYEEEFGHARLYEWTKNSDAIVFVKLDETEVPEIYIPIYGKSLYPKEMRYKYPKAGEKNSVVSAHIYQLNDGKKTKVNLENFKNYYIPNVVQTAKPDEIVLITSERVQNASDVLKVNTKTGEVKKLFTETDEKWIDTDSPTLEFLEDNSFLWGSERDGHRHLYWYDKDGKLKKQVTKGDWEVTDYYGFNPKSKEIYVQTTEKGSINKVVSKINIENGKAQLISNGEGNNSANFSKNYNYFIETSSTAAKPYTYILKDGNGKVVKELQNNNDQLQKLKADNFVEKEFITIPNEAGDQMNAWVMKPKNFDKNKKYPLFMFQYSGPGSQQVANSWDNGNTLWFNHLVQKGYIVACVDGRGTGYKGAKFKKVTYMNLGKYEIEDQIAAAKWFGNQSYIDKTRIGMFGWSFGGYMTSLAMTKGADVFKAGIAVAPVTNWRYYDTVYTERFMRTPQENPDGYDKNSPTKYANLLKGKFLMIHGTADDNVHFQNSMEFSEALIQNKKQFDFMAYPDKNHGIFGGQTRPQLYQKMTDFILENL; this is encoded by the coding sequence ATGAAAAAATTCATATTAACGCTTACAGTTGCTGCAGCATTTCAAAGTTTTTCAGCACAGGAGATCACTTTAGATAAAATTTATTCAGGATATTACCGTGGAAAAGGCATTGCCGGAATCACTTCCATGAAAAACGGTGAAAATTATCTAGTTATTGAACCTACAGGAATTGCAAAATATTCTTACAAAACTTCACAAAAAGAAGGAAACATTGTTGACGGACAATTTGAAAGCTATGAGTTTTCTGATGATGAGTCAAAGATCCTTTTATTAAAGGAAAGTGAGCCGATTTACAGACATTCTTTCTTGGGGAAATTTGATGTTAAGGATTTAAAATCGGGAAAAGTAATCAGCCTTAATGACGGAAAAAACGTTCAGGAGCCAAGATTCTCTCCGGATGCTACGAAAGTCGCTTTCATTTCTGAGAATAATTTATACTATCAAGACTTAAACTCAGGAAAAATTACACAAATAACTGAGCATGGCGTTAAAAATAAAATATTAAACGGACTTGCAGACTGGGTGTATGAAGAAGAATTCGGACATGCAAGATTGTATGAATGGACAAAAAATTCGGATGCGATCGTTTTCGTAAAATTAGACGAAACAGAAGTTCCGGAAATTTATATTCCGATCTACGGGAAATCGCTTTATCCAAAAGAAATGCGTTACAAATACCCGAAAGCAGGGGAGAAAAACTCTGTCGTTTCTGCACATATTTATCAACTAAACGATGGGAAAAAGACGAAAGTTAATTTAGAAAATTTTAAAAATTACTATATTCCAAACGTTGTACAGACTGCAAAACCTGACGAAATTGTTTTAATAACTTCCGAGAGAGTGCAAAATGCGTCTGATGTTTTAAAAGTGAATACAAAAACAGGAGAAGTAAAAAAACTCTTCACCGAAACGGATGAAAAATGGATCGATACCGACAGCCCTACCCTTGAATTTTTAGAAGATAATTCTTTCCTTTGGGGTTCTGAAAGAGACGGACACCGCCATTTATATTGGTACGACAAAGACGGGAAACTGAAAAAACAGGTAACAAAAGGCGATTGGGAAGTAACTGATTATTATGGATTTAATCCAAAATCAAAGGAAATTTACGTTCAGACAACAGAAAAAGGAAGCATCAACAAGGTTGTTTCTAAAATCAATATTGAAAACGGAAAAGCCCAGCTGATCTCAAACGGAGAAGGAAATAATTCTGCAAACTTCAGCAAAAACTATAATTATTTCATTGAAACATCTTCTACCGCTGCAAAACCTTACACGTATATTTTAAAAGACGGAAACGGAAAAGTGGTAAAAGAACTTCAAAATAACAACGACCAGCTTCAAAAATTAAAAGCTGATAATTTCGTTGAAAAAGAATTCATTACCATTCCGAATGAAGCCGGAGACCAGATGAATGCATGGGTAATGAAGCCGAAAAACTTCGATAAAAACAAGAAATATCCATTATTCATGTTCCAATATTCCGGGCCGGGATCTCAACAGGTTGCTAATTCTTGGGATAATGGTAATACCCTATGGTTTAATCATTTGGTTCAGAAAGGATATATCGTAGCTTGTGTTGACGGACGTGGAACGGGTTATAAAGGGGCTAAATTCAAGAAAGTAACTTACATGAATTTAGGGAAATATGAGATTGAAGATCAGATTGCAGCAGCAAAATGGTTCGGAAATCAATCATACATCGACAAAACAAGAATCGGAATGTTCGGATGGAGTTTTGGAGGTTATATGACCAGCTTGGCTATGACAAAAGGAGCCGACGTTTTCAAAGCCGGAATCGCTGTAGCACCGGTTACCAACTGGAGATATTATGACACGGTTTACACCGAAAGATTCATGAGAACACCTCAGGAAAACCCTGATGGATACGACAAAAACTCTCCTACTAAATATGCTAATTTATTAAAAGGGAAATTCTTAATGATTCACGGAACAGCCGATGACAACGTACATTTTCAAAATTCTATGGAATTCTCGGAAGCTTTGATTCAAAACAAAAAACAATTTGATTTCATGGCGTATCCTGACAAAAATCACGGGATTTTTGGTGGACAGACAAGACCGCAGCTGTATCAGAAAATGACTGATTTTATTTTGGAGAATCTTTAA
- a CDS encoding RNA-binding S4 domain-containing protein: protein MRIDKFLWSIRFYKTRSIATEEIKKNRVSIGESTVKSSKEVREGDVIKIRKNQIDYKIKVIQIPKSRIGAKLVPLHIKDVTDKEQYELLKMRKMSQDYYRIKGEGRPTKKDRRDMDEYVENDIASDFTDWDDFFGETGDDSEEKED, encoded by the coding sequence ATGAGAATAGATAAATTTTTATGGAGTATTCGTTTTTATAAGACGAGAAGCATTGCAACTGAGGAGATTAAGAAAAACAGAGTATCCATAGGAGAGTCTACCGTAAAGTCATCAAAAGAGGTAAGAGAAGGAGATGTTATTAAAATTAGAAAAAATCAGATTGATTATAAAATTAAAGTCATCCAGATCCCGAAAAGCAGAATAGGAGCCAAGCTGGTGCCCCTTCATATAAAGGATGTCACCGATAAAGAACAATACGAATTATTAAAAATGCGCAAAATGTCTCAGGACTATTACAGAATAAAAGGAGAAGGAAGACCCACCAAAAAAGACAGGAGAGATATGGATGAATATGTAGAAAATGATATCGCTTCAGATTTTACCGATTGGGATGATTTTTTTGGTGAAACCGGCGACGATTCTGAAGAAAAAGAAGATTAA
- a CDS encoding DUF6496 domain-containing protein — protein MSNTKYSEKAQDKVGKVMHEFKEGKLKSSSGKKVTSRKQAVAIGISEAREKGLKVPKEKKKKD, from the coding sequence ATGAGCAATACAAAATATTCAGAAAAAGCTCAGGACAAAGTAGGAAAAGTAATGCACGAGTTCAAGGAAGGAAAACTAAAATCTTCTTCCGGAAAGAAAGTGACAAGCAGAAAACAGGCAGTAGCCATCGGTATTTCTGAAGCGAGAGAAAAAGGTTTGAAAGTGCCTAAAGAGAAAAAGAAAAAAGATTGA